From Lysinibacillus sp. SGAir0095, the proteins below share one genomic window:
- the rnpM gene encoding RNase P modulator RnpM, whose amino-acid sequence MATQRKVPLRKCVVTGESLPKKSMIRVVRSKEGEVSVDVTGKKSGRGAYISKSEEAVETARKKNILDRQLEVKIPEEVYDELIKLIRRESIL is encoded by the coding sequence ATGGCAACACAAAGAAAAGTTCCTTTACGTAAATGTGTCGTAACAGGTGAAAGCTTGCCTAAAAAATCAATGATACGTGTTGTACGCTCAAAAGAAGGCGAAGTATCTGTTGATGTAACAGGAAAGAAATCTGGACGTGGAGCTTATATCTCAAAATCGGAAGAAGCAGTTGAAACTGCTCGGAAGAAAAATATATTAGATCGCCAGCTAGAAGTGAAAATCCCAGAAGAGGTTTATGATGAATTGATTAAACTGATCCGCAGGGAGTCCATTCTATGA
- the truB gene encoding tRNA pseudouridine(55) synthase TruB: protein MNGILPLWKERGMTSHDCVFKLRKILKTKKVGHTGTLDPAVEGVLPICIGQATRIAEYLTDAGKTYEAVVSIGRTTTTEDAEGETVEENLSHKAISRNELLEALKQLTGEIEQTPPMYSAVKVNGKRLYEYARKGEIVERPTRKVMIYSLELLDDADNFEGEEVTFRIRIACSKGTYIRTLAVQLGEKLGYPAHMASLVRTASGTFTEKECVTLQQVEEIMNKGKIDEVLLPVEYALSSYPFIEVEESNEKQILNGQVLPIHALLKENDKIVYSIQGKAYAVYIKHPTKEGYMKPEKMFPN, encoded by the coding sequence ATGAACGGCATTTTACCTCTCTGGAAAGAACGTGGCATGACAAGTCATGATTGCGTCTTTAAATTACGTAAAATTTTAAAAACGAAAAAGGTAGGCCACACCGGAACATTGGATCCTGCAGTTGAAGGCGTACTTCCAATTTGTATCGGACAAGCAACCAGAATAGCTGAATACCTAACCGATGCAGGTAAAACCTATGAAGCTGTCGTATCGATTGGCAGAACAACAACTACCGAGGATGCAGAAGGCGAAACGGTTGAAGAAAATTTATCCCATAAAGCAATCTCTCGGAACGAGCTTTTAGAAGCGCTTAAACAATTAACTGGCGAAATCGAACAAACACCGCCAATGTACTCAGCTGTTAAAGTAAATGGGAAACGACTTTATGAATATGCACGTAAAGGGGAAATTGTGGAACGTCCTACAAGAAAAGTAATGATATATTCACTAGAGCTATTGGATGATGCCGACAACTTCGAGGGGGAAGAAGTAACTTTCCGAATTCGCATAGCATGCAGTAAAGGTACTTATATCCGAACACTTGCTGTTCAGCTTGGAGAAAAGCTTGGTTACCCTGCGCACATGGCATCACTTGTACGCACCGCATCTGGAACATTTACAGAAAAGGAATGTGTCACACTACAGCAAGTGGAAGAAATCATGAATAAAGGTAAGATTGATGAAGTGCTGCTACCTGTAGAATACGCATTGTCTTCCTATCCATTTATTGAAGTGGAAGAATCAAATGAAAAACAAATTTTGAATGGACAAGTGCTTCCCATTCATGCATTATTGAAAGAAAATGATAAAATTGTTTATAGCATTCAAGGTAAAGCTTATGCTGTATATATAAAACATCCGACCAAAGAAGGGTACATGAAGCCAGAGAAAATGTTCCCGAACTAA
- the ribF gene encoding riboflavin biosynthesis protein RibF, with amino-acid sequence MKVVHLKYPHQLNLANELSSAYSLAVGFFDGVHKGHQAVIQNAKEMAKQLNIESAVMTFDPHPSIVLGGRKEKVFYITPLQQKLDVLEEFGVDNVFVVHFTSDFAKLSPEDFIQYFIRDLNVKHVSAGFDYSFGKFGKGNMEIMKELSNGEYGVTVIDKQTDDEEKISSTRIRKYLQDGDMESAAQLLGRAFEVPGIVVHGDKRGRTIGFPTANIQSMEGSFIPATGVYAVKILVQNKWYDGVCNVGYKPTFKNPEDKQLSIEVHILDFDKNIYGEEVKVGWYKRIRSEKKFDGIESLKAQIEKDKNEAIEYFIAHS; translated from the coding sequence ATGAAGGTAGTTCATTTAAAATATCCGCATCAACTAAATCTAGCAAACGAATTGTCATCTGCCTATTCTTTAGCAGTAGGTTTTTTTGATGGCGTACATAAAGGGCATCAGGCAGTTATCCAAAACGCAAAGGAAATGGCAAAGCAATTAAATATCGAAAGCGCTGTCATGACATTTGATCCACATCCATCTATTGTTTTAGGTGGACGCAAAGAAAAGGTATTTTACATAACACCCTTACAGCAAAAGCTTGATGTATTGGAAGAATTCGGTGTAGACAATGTTTTTGTCGTTCATTTTACATCTGATTTTGCGAAACTTTCACCAGAAGATTTTATCCAATATTTTATTAGAGATTTAAATGTGAAGCATGTGTCCGCTGGCTTTGATTATTCTTTTGGCAAATTTGGAAAAGGGAATATGGAAATTATGAAAGAGCTTAGCAACGGGGAGTATGGTGTCACTGTCATTGATAAACAAACGGATGACGAAGAAAAAATCAGCTCCACTAGAATTCGAAAATACTTGCAAGATGGCGATATGGAAAGTGCCGCACAGCTTTTAGGACGCGCCTTTGAAGTGCCGGGGATTGTTGTTCATGGTGATAAGCGAGGCCGTACAATCGGGTTTCCAACAGCAAATATTCAATCCATGGAAGGAAGCTTCATTCCAGCTACAGGCGTATATGCAGTCAAAATCCTGGTACAAAATAAATGGTATGATGGCGTTTGTAATGTCGGCTATAAACCGACCTTTAAAAACCCAGAGGACAAACAGCTTTCAATCGAAGTGCATATTTTGGACTTCGATAAAAACATCTACGGCGAAGAAGTAAAAGTAGGCTGGTATAAAAGAATCCGCAGTGAGAAGAAATTTGATGGAATTGAATCGTTAAAAGCGCAAATCGAGAAAGATAAAAACGAAGCCATTGAATATTTCATCGCACATTCGTAA
- the infB gene encoding translation initiation factor IF-2, which yields MTKLRVHEYAKKVNKSSKEVIEELKKLNVTVSNHMSTLEGDAVTKLDSVFKGSSSASRNTEVRHEKKQAAPSGQRTQTNEQSNRPNRPGNSSANRPSNGQNRPSNGQNRPTNGQNRPTNGQNRPSNHSSNRPSNSNSANRPSNNSSNEQRSTSQNSGEKFKNAKGNQNRNMSQNNNNNSNNNKNKGGFNNNQQRKKPGIHGGKRRHPKTHQPTIPQAPKELPEKITFYESLSVAELAKKLHREPSEIIKKLFMLGVMATINQELDKDAIELICADYGVEVEEEIRIDKTDLDVYFDQTEVVEEEQVIRPPVVTIMGHVDHGKTTLLDSIRNSKVTAGEAGGITQHIGAYQVKIDGKKITFLDTPGHAAFTTMRARGASITDLAIIVVAADDGVMPQTVEAINHAKAAEVPIIVAVNKMDKPSANPDRVMQELTEHGLVPEDWGGDTIFVPISALKGEGIDTLLEMILLVSEVAELKANPSRSAIGSVIEAQLDKGRGSVATLLVQDGTLRVGDPIVVGHAYGRVRAMVNDLGRRVKEAGPSTPVEITGINEVPQAGDRFVVFEDEKTARQVGESRAMTAIQASRSEKQRVTLDNLFEQMSHGDVKELNLIVKADVQGTVEAMAASLMKIDVEGVNVKIIHTGAGAITESDISLAAASNAIVIGFNVRPDVNAKRAADEEGVDIRLHRIIYKVIEEIEAAMKGMLDPEFEEKIIGQAEVRQTIKVSKVGTIAGSYVTEGKITRDSGVRIIREGIVVFEGDLDSLKRFKDDAKEVAKGYECGITIKNFNDIKEGDIIEAFVMEEIKR from the coding sequence ATGACCAAATTAAGAGTTCATGAATATGCGAAAAAAGTAAATAAATCAAGTAAAGAGGTAATCGAAGAGCTTAAAAAGCTTAACGTTACGGTTTCTAATCATATGTCGACGCTTGAAGGCGATGCTGTTACAAAATTGGATTCTGTTTTTAAAGGATCAAGTTCTGCATCAAGAAACACAGAAGTACGTCATGAAAAGAAACAAGCTGCACCGAGTGGACAAAGAACACAAACAAATGAGCAATCAAATCGTCCAAATCGCCCAGGCAACAGTTCAGCGAATCGTCCTTCGAATGGTCAAAACAGACCCTCAAATGGGCAAAACCGACCAACAAATGGGCAGAACAGACCGACAAATGGCCAAAATCGACCATCTAATCATTCATCTAACAGACCGTCTAACAGTAATTCAGCGAATCGTCCATCAAACAATTCGTCTAACGAACAAAGATCGACGTCACAAAACAGTGGCGAAAAATTTAAGAATGCAAAAGGTAACCAAAATCGAAATATGTCCCAAAATAATAATAACAACTCAAACAACAACAAAAATAAAGGCGGCTTTAACAACAATCAACAACGTAAAAAGCCGGGTATCCATGGAGGCAAACGTCGCCATCCTAAAACACACCAACCAACAATTCCACAAGCTCCTAAAGAGTTACCGGAAAAAATTACATTTTATGAAAGCTTATCAGTTGCAGAATTAGCGAAAAAGCTTCACCGTGAACCATCTGAAATCATCAAAAAATTATTCATGCTTGGCGTTATGGCAACGATCAACCAAGAATTAGATAAAGATGCAATCGAGCTAATCTGTGCGGATTACGGCGTAGAAGTAGAAGAAGAAATCCGTATTGATAAAACAGACCTAGATGTTTACTTCGATCAAACAGAAGTTGTCGAAGAAGAACAAGTAATACGTCCACCAGTTGTAACAATCATGGGCCACGTTGACCATGGTAAAACGACTTTACTTGACTCAATTCGTAATTCAAAAGTAACTGCTGGTGAAGCAGGTGGAATTACACAACATATTGGTGCATACCAAGTGAAAATTGATGGCAAGAAAATTACATTCCTAGATACTCCAGGACATGCTGCGTTTACAACAATGCGTGCTCGTGGTGCAAGTATTACGGATTTAGCAATCATTGTTGTTGCTGCTGATGACGGTGTAATGCCACAAACAGTTGAAGCAATCAACCATGCGAAAGCTGCAGAAGTGCCAATTATTGTGGCAGTAAACAAAATGGATAAGCCATCAGCTAATCCAGATCGTGTAATGCAAGAATTAACTGAACACGGCTTAGTACCTGAAGATTGGGGCGGCGATACAATTTTCGTTCCAATATCTGCCTTAAAAGGTGAAGGTATTGATACGCTATTAGAGATGATACTATTAGTGTCTGAAGTAGCCGAGTTAAAAGCAAACCCAAGTCGTTCAGCGATTGGCTCTGTAATTGAAGCTCAGCTAGATAAAGGCCGTGGATCTGTTGCGACATTACTAGTTCAAGACGGAACTTTACGTGTTGGTGACCCAATCGTAGTAGGTCATGCTTACGGACGTGTACGTGCTATGGTTAATGACCTTGGCCGTCGTGTTAAAGAAGCAGGCCCTTCAACACCGGTTGAAATTACTGGTATTAACGAAGTACCACAAGCTGGTGACCGTTTTGTAGTCTTTGAAGATGAGAAAACAGCTCGCCAAGTGGGTGAATCTCGTGCAATGACTGCTATCCAAGCGAGCCGTTCTGAAAAACAACGCGTTACTTTAGATAACCTATTTGAGCAAATGTCTCATGGCGATGTTAAGGAATTAAACTTAATCGTAAAAGCAGATGTTCAAGGTACGGTAGAAGCTATGGCTGCTTCATTAATGAAAATCGATGTAGAAGGCGTAAACGTGAAAATTATTCACACTGGCGCTGGTGCGATTACAGAATCGGATATTTCACTTGCTGCAGCTTCAAACGCAATCGTGATTGGATTCAACGTTCGTCCTGACGTTAATGCAAAACGTGCTGCCGATGAAGAAGGCGTTGATATCCGTTTACACCGCATTATCTACAAAGTAATCGAAGAAATCGAAGCAGCGATGAAAGGGATGCTTGATCCAGAATTCGAAGAGAAAATCATTGGGCAAGCGGAAGTTCGTCAAACGATTAAAGTATCAAAAGTTGGTACAATTGCTGGTTCTTATGTAACGGAAGGTAAAATTACTCGTGACTCGGGCGTTCGTATCATTCGCGAAGGTATCGTTGTATTTGAAGGGGATTTAGATTCACTAAAACGCTTCAAGGACGATGCAAAAGAAGTAGCAAAAGGTTACGAATGTGGTATCACGATTAAAAACTTCAATGACATTAAAGAAGGCGACATTATTGAAGCCTTCGTGATGGAGGAAATTAAACGATAA
- the rbfA gene encoding 30S ribosome-binding factor RbfA produces MSVRSNRIAEQMKKELGDIITRKLKDPRVGFVTITDVDVTGDLQQATVYISSLGNDREREETLKALVKAAGFIRTEIGHRIRLRRTPEITFEFDSSVEYGNKIDALLRSLNND; encoded by the coding sequence ATGTCAGTACGTTCAAATCGAATAGCAGAACAGATGAAAAAAGAGCTTGGTGATATCATCACTCGTAAATTGAAAGACCCACGTGTTGGGTTCGTTACGATTACAGATGTAGACGTTACTGGTGACTTACAGCAAGCAACAGTCTATATTTCATCTCTTGGCAATGACCGTGAGCGTGAAGAAACCCTGAAGGCTTTAGTAAAAGCTGCAGGTTTCATCCGCACTGAAATTGGTCATCGCATCCGCTTGCGTCGTACACCCGAAATTACATTTGAATTCGATTCATCTGTAGAATACGGCAACAAAATCGACGCACTCTTGCGTTCTCTAAATAACGATTAA
- a CDS encoding YlxQ family RNA-binding protein, which translates to MSERLLQILGLAARARKIVTGEELVVNQIRTNKAKLVLLANDASKNSSKKIQDKCTYYNVEYHVFGDRYQLGTAIGKEARVAIAIVDSGFAKKISSLLNEN; encoded by the coding sequence ATGAGTGAAAGACTACTCCAAATACTAGGTTTAGCAGCTAGAGCTAGGAAGATAGTTACTGGGGAAGAGTTAGTAGTGAATCAAATACGTACAAATAAAGCAAAGCTGGTACTACTAGCAAATGACGCCTCAAAAAATTCTAGCAAGAAGATTCAAGATAAATGTACGTATTATAACGTTGAGTATCATGTGTTTGGTGATCGCTACCAGCTAGGGACTGCAATTGGTAAAGAAGCACGTGTCGCAATAGCTATTGTAGATAGCGGATTTGCGAAAAAGATATCTAGTCTACTCAACGAAAATTAA
- the nusA gene encoding transcription termination factor NusA, with translation MSSDLLDALTALEQQKGISREVIVEAIEAALVTAYKRNFNQAQNVRVDLNLENGSMLVYSRKDVVEEVEDDRLQIALEDAKDINPAYEIGDVLEQEVTPRNFGRIAAQTAKQVVTQRVREAERGIIYEEYVDRTDDIVNGTIERQDARNIYVSLGKVEAALPVNEQIQGEAYKPQSRIRVYITKVERTTRGPQVIVSRTHPGLLRRLFEMEVPEIFEGIVEIKSIAREAGDRSKISVHAHNPEIDAVGACVGAKGARVQNIVNELNGEKIDIVEWSEDPIVFVANALSPSKVLDVIVNEEEKSTTVVVPDYQLSLAIGKRGQNARLAAKLTGWKIDIKSETDAREAGIYPNESSRFIASDDADNDSDFYDEDVTYDLYQDDEE, from the coding sequence ATGAGTAGTGATTTACTAGATGCTTTAACTGCTCTGGAGCAACAAAAAGGTATCTCAAGAGAAGTTATAGTTGAAGCAATCGAAGCTGCATTAGTAACAGCATATAAACGCAACTTTAATCAGGCGCAGAATGTACGTGTTGATTTAAATTTAGAAAACGGATCAATGTTAGTATATTCCCGTAAAGATGTGGTAGAGGAAGTTGAAGATGATCGTCTTCAAATTGCTCTTGAGGATGCAAAAGACATTAACCCTGCATATGAAATTGGGGACGTTTTGGAACAAGAGGTAACTCCTCGTAACTTTGGACGTATTGCTGCTCAAACAGCAAAACAAGTTGTAACACAAAGAGTACGTGAAGCAGAGCGCGGTATTATTTACGAAGAATACGTAGATCGCACTGACGATATTGTAAACGGAACAATTGAACGTCAGGATGCTCGTAACATCTATGTAAGCTTAGGTAAAGTAGAAGCTGCATTGCCTGTAAACGAACAAATCCAAGGTGAAGCATATAAACCACAAAGCCGCATTCGCGTTTATATTACGAAGGTTGAGCGTACGACACGCGGACCTCAAGTAATTGTATCTCGCACTCATCCAGGATTACTTCGCAGACTCTTCGAGATGGAAGTTCCAGAAATTTTTGAAGGTATCGTAGAAATTAAATCAATCGCTCGTGAAGCTGGAGATCGTTCTAAGATTTCTGTACATGCTCACAATCCAGAGATTGATGCAGTTGGTGCTTGTGTAGGTGCAAAAGGTGCTCGTGTACAAAATATTGTGAACGAGTTAAACGGAGAAAAAATTGACATCGTAGAATGGTCAGAAGATCCGATTGTATTTGTTGCAAATGCCTTAAGCCCATCAAAAGTGCTTGATGTAATCGTTAACGAAGAAGAAAAGTCTACAACAGTAGTTGTACCAGACTATCAATTATCACTAGCTATCGGTAAACGTGGACAAAATGCACGTCTTGCTGCGAAACTAACGGGCTGGAAAATTGATATCAAGAGTGAAACAGATGCACGCGAAGCAGGAATTTATCCAAACGAATCTAGTCGCTTCATTGCAAGCGATGACGCTGATAATGATAGTGACTTCTATGATGAAGATGTAACATATGATCTTTATCAAGACGACGAAGAATAA
- the rpsO gene encoding 30S ribosomal protein S15 yields the protein MAITKERKNEIIAEFQTHEGDTGSPEVQIAVLTADINALNAHLSTHKKDFHSQRGLLKKIGRRRHLLKYLRETDVQRYRELIKRLGLRR from the coding sequence ATGGCAATTACAAAAGAACGCAAAAATGAAATTATCGCTGAGTTCCAAACTCACGAAGGGGACACTGGTTCTCCAGAAGTGCAAATCGCAGTATTAACTGCTGATATCAACGCTTTAAACGCTCACTTAAGCACTCACAAAAAAGATTTCCACTCTCAACGTGGTCTTCTTAAAAAAATCGGTCGTCGTCGTCACTTATTAAAGTATCTTCGTGAAACTGATGTACAACGTTACCGTGAATTAATCAAACGTTTAGGCTTACGTCGATAA
- the pnp gene encoding polyribonucleotide nucleotidyltransferase encodes MTEKKVYSYEWAGRQLVVEVGQLAKQANGAALIRYGESAVLATATMSKSPKPLDFFPLTVNYEERLYAAGKIPGGFIKREGRPSEHAILVSRLIDRPIRPMFPDGFRNEVQVISMVMSSDPNCPTDVAAMFGSSLALAVSDIPFDGPIAGVHVGYIDGEFVLNPTTEQSEKSTVHLTVAGNKDAINMVEAGALEVTEEIMLEAIMFGHEEIKKLIAFQEQIVADMGKEKIAVELYEVDQELQAQVKAMCEEEMIAAIQTVEKHAREEAIGVVKERVMASYEEQEADDETLKQVKTILDKMVKEEVRRLITEDKVRPDGRKPDEIRPLSSEVGLLERTHGSGLFTRGQTQALSICTLGPLGDVQIIDGLGLEESKRFMHHYNFPQFSVGETGPIRGPGRREIGHGALGERALLAVIPDEADFPYAIRCVSEVLESNGSTSQASICASTLAMMDAGVPIKAPVAGIAMGLVKKGEHYTILTDIQGMEDHLGDMDFKVAGTAKGVTALQMDIKIDGLSRNILEEALQQAKAGRMIILDSMLATLAESRTNLSKYAPKIEVIKINPEKIRDVIGSGGKTINKIIDETGVKIDTEQDGTIYISSANEEMNKRAKEIIESIVREAKVGEYYMATVKRIEKFGAFCEIFPGKDGLLHISEIQEERTNKVEDVLKLGDELLVKVIEIDNQGRVNLSRKVVIKEEKERAEQAE; translated from the coding sequence ATGACCGAAAAGAAAGTCTATTCCTATGAATGGGCTGGCCGACAACTAGTAGTAGAAGTAGGACAGCTAGCAAAACAAGCAAATGGTGCTGCATTAATTCGATACGGTGAATCAGCGGTACTAGCAACAGCAACAATGTCAAAATCACCAAAACCATTAGATTTCTTCCCATTAACTGTAAACTATGAAGAACGTCTATATGCAGCAGGTAAAATTCCTGGAGGATTCATTAAACGTGAAGGACGTCCATCAGAGCATGCGATTCTAGTTTCACGCCTTATCGACCGTCCTATCCGTCCAATGTTCCCAGATGGCTTCCGTAATGAAGTACAAGTTATTTCGATGGTTATGTCATCAGATCCAAACTGCCCAACAGATGTAGCTGCTATGTTCGGCTCTTCTTTAGCTTTAGCTGTTTCGGACATTCCTTTTGATGGCCCTATCGCAGGTGTACATGTTGGTTATATCGATGGAGAATTCGTCCTGAATCCAACAACTGAACAATCAGAAAAAAGTACTGTTCACTTAACAGTAGCAGGAAACAAGGATGCCATCAACATGGTTGAAGCTGGTGCATTAGAAGTGACAGAGGAAATCATGCTGGAAGCAATTATGTTCGGTCATGAAGAAATTAAAAAGTTAATTGCCTTCCAAGAACAAATTGTTGCAGACATGGGCAAAGAAAAAATCGCGGTGGAGTTATATGAGGTAGATCAAGAACTTCAAGCACAAGTAAAAGCGATGTGTGAAGAAGAAATGATCGCTGCCATCCAAACTGTTGAAAAGCATGCTCGTGAAGAAGCAATCGGTGTTGTAAAAGAACGCGTGATGGCTAGTTACGAAGAGCAAGAAGCAGATGATGAAACATTAAAACAAGTAAAAACAATTTTAGATAAAATGGTGAAAGAAGAAGTTCGCCGTCTAATTACAGAAGATAAAGTTCGTCCAGATGGTCGTAAACCGGATGAAATCCGTCCATTATCTTCTGAAGTAGGATTATTGGAACGTACTCACGGTTCAGGTCTGTTTACACGTGGACAAACTCAAGCATTATCCATCTGTACTTTAGGACCTCTTGGTGATGTTCAAATTATTGATGGCTTAGGACTTGAAGAGTCAAAACGCTTTATGCACCACTATAACTTCCCACAATTCTCTGTTGGGGAAACAGGACCAATTCGCGGACCAGGTCGTCGTGAAATCGGTCACGGTGCTTTAGGTGAACGTGCACTACTTGCCGTTATTCCGGATGAAGCGGACTTCCCATACGCAATCCGTTGTGTATCAGAAGTATTGGAATCAAATGGTTCAACTTCCCAAGCTTCGATTTGTGCATCAACACTTGCCATGATGGATGCGGGTGTGCCAATTAAAGCACCTGTAGCAGGTATTGCAATGGGTCTTGTGAAAAAAGGCGAGCACTACACGATCTTAACGGATATCCAAGGTATGGAAGACCACCTGGGAGACATGGACTTTAAAGTTGCCGGTACTGCTAAAGGTGTAACTGCACTTCAAATGGACATCAAAATCGATGGACTATCACGCAACATTTTAGAAGAAGCATTACAACAAGCAAAAGCAGGCCGTATGATTATTCTGGATTCAATGCTTGCAACACTTGCGGAATCCCGTACGAATCTTTCTAAATACGCACCAAAAATTGAAGTGATTAAAATCAATCCAGAAAAAATCCGTGACGTTATCGGATCTGGTGGTAAAACAATCAACAAAATTATCGACGAAACTGGCGTGAAAATCGACACAGAACAAGATGGGACAATCTACATTTCTTCAGCAAATGAAGAAATGAACAAACGTGCCAAAGAAATTATCGAATCCATCGTACGTGAAGCTAAAGTAGGCGAATACTACATGGCAACAGTAAAACGTATCGAGAAATTCGGTGCATTCTGTGAAATCTTCCCAGGAAAAGACGGCTTACTGCACATTTCTGAAATCCAAGAGGAACGCACGAACAAAGTTGAAGACGTTCTAAAACTTGGCGACGAATTACTAGTAAAAGTCATCGAAATCGATAACCAAGGCCGCGTCAACCTATCTCGCAAAGTAGTCATCAAAGAAGAAAAAGAACGCGCAGAGCAAGCTGAATAA
- the rimP gene encoding ribosome maturation factor RimP: MSKVTSVIEELVTPIVEELNLELVEIEFLKEGRNWFLRVYIDTPEGGIDIEQCALVSERLSEILDEKDPIEQNYYLEVSSPGAERPLKKESDFEKSVGKFIYVKTYEPIKDMKEFQGYLRSYTKEGLELEVRIKTRKLTVFIENEKIAKARLAIDFSS, translated from the coding sequence ATGAGCAAAGTAACGTCAGTAATTGAAGAACTTGTTACGCCAATTGTAGAAGAGTTGAACCTTGAACTTGTCGAAATTGAGTTTTTAAAAGAGGGACGCAATTGGTTCCTTCGTGTATATATTGATACACCAGAAGGCGGCATTGATATTGAACAGTGTGCGCTTGTTAGTGAGCGTCTAAGTGAAATTCTGGATGAAAAAGACCCAATCGAGCAAAACTACTATTTAGAAGTTTCTTCACCAGGTGCTGAACGACCATTGAAAAAAGAATCAGATTTTGAAAAATCAGTAGGCAAATTTATCTATGTTAAAACATATGAGCCAATAAAAGATATGAAAGAATTCCAAGGTTACCTAAGATCATATACTAAAGAAGGCTTAGAACTTGAAGTTCGTATTAAAACACGTAAATTAACTGTTTTTATTGAAAATGAAAAAATCGCAAAAGCAAGACTAGCAATCGATTTTTCATCATAA
- a CDS encoding DUF503 domain-containing protein, with protein sequence MIVYAEAEFIISDSHSLKEKRAVLQRMITRTKQKFNVSVAEIDHQNVWQRTRIALVCVSSSKMSAEREINHALHFLQSNPSWEQLEVWTDYL encoded by the coding sequence ATGATCGTTTATGCGGAAGCTGAGTTTATCATTTCTGATTCACATTCGTTAAAAGAAAAGCGAGCAGTTCTCCAGCGAATGATTACCCGAACAAAGCAGAAATTTAATGTTTCTGTTGCAGAAATCGATCATCAAAATGTGTGGCAACGGACAAGAATCGCTCTTGTCTGTGTGTCCTCATCTAAGATGAGTGCAGAGCGAGAAATCAATCATGCACTTCACTTCCTTCAGTCTAACCCTTCCTGGGAGCAACTCGAGGTCTGGACAGACTACTTATAA